One Aneurinibacillus migulanus genomic region harbors:
- a CDS encoding chromate transporter, with translation MKERFIFLFHILFIFLKIGPTTFGGGYAIVPLIEREVVRQRKWMNEQELADVFVVAGSAPGAVAVNAAVMVGHRLGGVSGAIFAMLGIVLPTVLIMIALSLFFIMFKDNHIVEAAFKGLRSATVALIAYAAYKMWLASILDKTTFFLFVSAVLLLLVFGIHPAFVIAGGAISGIVIYKIRKSIRIKARLKKREKGNHPFEM, from the coding sequence ATGAAAGAGAGGTTTATCTTTCTTTTTCACATCCTTTTCATCTTTCTCAAAATTGGGCCCACAACTTTTGGTGGCGGATATGCCATCGTTCCTCTTATAGAAAGAGAAGTGGTTCGGCAGAGAAAATGGATGAATGAACAAGAGCTTGCCGATGTATTTGTAGTCGCAGGTTCTGCACCAGGAGCGGTAGCAGTGAATGCTGCGGTTATGGTTGGTCATAGATTGGGTGGGGTTTCGGGAGCGATTTTCGCCATGCTGGGGATTGTGTTGCCGACCGTACTGATTATGATAGCACTCAGTCTTTTTTTCATTATGTTTAAAGATAATCATATAGTAGAAGCTGCGTTCAAAGGTCTTCGCTCTGCAACTGTTGCGTTAATTGCTTATGCCGCATACAAGATGTGGCTTGCATCTATTTTGGATAAAACTACGTTCTTTTTGTTCGTTAGTGCCGTCTTACTGTTGCTTGTCTTTGGTATTCATCCGGCATTCGTCATCGCTGGAGGGGCTATTTCAGGGATAGTCATATATAAAATCAGAAAGAGCATTAGGATAAAAGCCAGGCTGAAAAAGAGAGAGAAAGGAAATCATCCTTTTGAAATGTAA
- a CDS encoding chromate transporter, producing MLWSLFWLFFKVGCMSFGGGYAIIPIIEREIIAKGWMQHEAFTDIVAVSAMAPGSVANNMAIFIGYQQAGILGVLTSVLGIILPPLIILLLVAAFLYRVYKNGVVEAIFYGLKPVVTGLIVYAALRFAISNQIIGTYSLDSLGLFLIFALSFLALLKFRLHPVSILLCSGIIGVIFYG from the coding sequence ATGCTTTGGAGTTTATTTTGGCTGTTTTTTAAGGTGGGATGTATGTCATTTGGTGGTGGATACGCCATCATCCCGATTATTGAACGGGAGATAATCGCAAAAGGGTGGATGCAGCACGAAGCATTTACGGACATTGTAGCCGTGTCGGCCATGGCACCGGGATCGGTGGCCAACAATATGGCCATTTTTATCGGGTACCAGCAGGCGGGTATTCTCGGCGTATTAACTTCGGTTTTAGGAATTATTTTGCCTCCGCTCATTATTCTGTTACTTGTTGCCGCTTTTTTATATCGCGTATATAAGAATGGTGTGGTAGAAGCGATATTTTATGGACTCAAGCCTGTCGTTACCGGTCTTATCGTATACGCAGCACTTCGGTTTGCCATCTCTAACCAGATTATCGGCACGTATTCTCTTGATTCTCTTGGTTTATTTCTCATTTTCGCTCTGTCTTTTTTGGCTCTCCTCAAATTCCGGTTGCATCCCGTCAGTATACTTCTCTGTTCCGGCATCATTGGAGTTATTTTTTATGGGTAA
- a CDS encoding ROK family transcriptional regulator, which produces MILKEFLEDVSPKNSLLKTMYRTIYEHGPISRADILEKVKAKQTTVARFIEELLENGFIQERGLGKSSGGRPPVLYHIDTTKGYIIGVDLSRSHTKILLFDLAFNQIDASSVIMTFAHTPEQVFSYIIEVIARFMTKHGFTVDELLGIGVGSVGPLNREKGIILQPEAFLAPGWKNIDVAALLCKVYPVRIMLENGANTAALGEYTYAKVPYKNVLYCISGAGLRCGMIANGQIMHMRSGDANAYGHTVIQVDGLRCSCGNQGCLAAYVSFGYIIEEVKRKAGFSASSLLQDGQNKDSLSIYQIIRAANEGDHVANEVLMKSAYYYGVGIANLVNSLHPELVIVNSAIVYEVPSYYAKIVETASQYIYGTEREDTKFSPGLLQSNAAATGAAIMIFQSFLQ; this is translated from the coding sequence GTGATATTGAAGGAGTTTTTGGAAGATGTATCACCAAAAAATAGCTTGCTGAAAACGATGTATCGTACGATTTATGAGCATGGACCCATTTCGCGGGCGGATATACTGGAAAAAGTAAAAGCAAAACAAACAACCGTAGCTCGTTTTATCGAAGAATTACTAGAAAATGGATTCATTCAAGAGCGTGGTCTGGGAAAATCCAGTGGAGGAAGACCTCCTGTCCTTTATCATATCGATACGACAAAAGGATATATTATTGGGGTCGATCTTTCCCGGTCACATACGAAGATCCTCCTCTTTGATCTTGCCTTTAACCAGATTGATGCCTCCTCCGTTATTATGACGTTTGCACACACCCCGGAACAAGTGTTTTCTTATATTATTGAAGTGATTGCTCGGTTTATGACTAAGCACGGTTTTACGGTCGATGAATTGTTAGGTATCGGAGTTGGCTCCGTAGGCCCCTTGAATCGTGAAAAAGGTATTATTCTTCAACCGGAGGCATTCCTTGCCCCAGGATGGAAAAACATTGATGTTGCAGCTCTGCTTTGCAAAGTATATCCGGTAAGAATTATGCTGGAAAACGGGGCGAATACAGCTGCACTCGGAGAATACACATACGCAAAAGTCCCCTATAAAAATGTTCTATATTGTATTAGTGGTGCTGGTCTACGCTGTGGAATGATAGCGAATGGGCAAATCATGCATATGAGAAGCGGCGATGCCAATGCCTACGGGCATACAGTCATCCAAGTGGATGGGCTACGGTGCTCTTGTGGGAATCAGGGATGCCTGGCTGCTTATGTATCCTTTGGCTACATTATTGAAGAAGTAAAAAGAAAGGCAGGGTTTTCTGCTTCCTCTTTGCTTCAAGATGGACAAAATAAGGATTCTCTTTCCATTTATCAGATAATCAGGGCGGCGAACGAGGGAGACCATGTGGCAAACGAGGTGCTCATGAAATCGGCATACTATTATGGGGTAGGCATCGCCAACCTTGTTAACTCACTGCATCCGGAGTTGGTTATCGTGAATAGCGCAATCGTATACGAAGTTCCATCCTATTACGCTAAAATTGTAGAGACGGCTTCACAGTATATATACGGAACAGAAAGAGAAGATACAAAATTCAGCCCTGGCTTGCTGCAATCGAATGCGGCAGCTACAGGTGCGGCCATTATGATTTTCCAGTCATTTTTACAATAA